From Medicago truncatula cultivar Jemalong A17 chromosome 7, MtrunA17r5.0-ANR, whole genome shotgun sequence, a single genomic window includes:
- the LOC11438302 gene encoding heat shock cognate 70 kDa protein produces MAKKYEGRAVGIDLGTTYSCVAVWLDEHNRVEIIHNEQGNRTTPSFVAFTNDQRLIGDAAKNQAASNPSNTVFDAKRLIGRKYSDSVIQNDILLWPFKVVAGSDDKPDIIVKYKGEEKHFCAEEISSMILTKMREIAEKFLESPVKNAVVTVPAYFNDSQRKATKDAGAVAGLNVMRIINEPTAAALAYGLQKRINNIGKRNVFIIDLGGGTFDVSLLTLKDDSFDVIATAGDTHLGGEDFDNRMLNHLVMEFKRKNKVDIGGNPRALRRLRTACERAKRTLSFDTETTIDIDAIHDGIDFNMLLSRAKFEQLNMDLFENCLAIVKSCLTDAMMDKNNVDDVVLVGGSSRILKVQQLLQDFFKGKDICSSINPDEAVAYGAAVQAALLCDGIKNVPNLVLQDVTPLSLGTSVLDDIMDVVIPKNTSFPIKRKRTFCTLEDDQSDVKIDVYEGERMVVGENNLLGLFDLEVRRAPRGHIIQVCFDIDADGILNVSAKEETSGNKKEITITNENGRLSREEIERKIKEAEYFKSEDMKFMEKVRAVNALEDYIYRMRKVMKDDSVTSKLTPVEKLEINSAIIKGENFIDDKQKYETLVFVDFLRELESTCESALRSDSE; encoded by the exons ATGGCGAAAAAATACGAAGGACGTGCGGTGGGAATAGACCTTGGAACAACGTATTCCTGTGTTGCTGTGTGGCTTGATGAACACAATAGAGTCGAAATTATTCACAATGAACAAGGCAACAGAACAACACCTTCTTTTGTTGCTTTCACGAATGATCAAAGGTTGATTGGTGATGCTGCCAAAAATCAGGCTGCCTCTAACCCATCCAACACTGTCTTTG ATGCAAAGAGGTTGATTGGAAGGAAATATAGCGATTCTGTTATTCAGAATGATATTCTGTTGTGGCCATTTAAGGTTGTTGCTGGTTCTGATGACAAGCCTGATATCATTGTTAAGTATAAGGGCGAGGAAAAGCACTTTTGTGCCGAGGAAATATCATCCATGATCCTTACAAAGATGCGCGAGATTGCAGAGAAGTTTTTGGAGTCACCTGTCAAGAATGCAGTTGTTACTGTGCCGGCTTATTTCAATGATTCTCAACGAAAAGCCACAAAAGATGCTGGTGCAGTTGCCGGCCTCAATGTTATGCGGATAATTAATGAACCAACTGCTGCTGCCCTTGCATATGGCCTTCAAAAGAGAATAAATAACATCGGAAAACGAAATGTGTTCATCATTGATCTTGGTGGTGGCACTTTCGATGTGTCTCTTCTCACACTAAAAGATGATAGCTTTGATGTAATAGCTACTGCCGGAGATACTCACCTAGGTGGAGAGGACTTTGATAACAGAATGTTGAACCATTTAGTGATGGAGTTTAAGAGGAAGAATAAAGTGGACATTGGTGGAAACCCGAGGGCCCTTAGGAGGTTGAGAACTGCATGTGAGAGGGCTAAAAGGACACTGTCATTTGATACTGAGACTACAATTGACATAGATGCTATACACGACGGAATTGACTTCAATATGTTATTAAGTCGGGCCAAGTTTGAGCAACTCAATATGGatctttttgaaaattgtttggCGATTGTCAAGAGTTGTCTTACTGATGCTATGATGGACAAGAACAATGTAGATGATGTTGTACTTGTTGGTGGATCATCTAGGATTCTCAAAGTGCAGCAGCTATTGCAGGACTTTTTTAAGGGGAAGGATATTTGCAGTAGCATCAACCCGGATGAAGCTGTTGCTTATGGTGCAGCTGTTCAGGCTGCTCTGCTTTGTGATGGTATTAAGAATGTTCCTAATTTGGTGTTGCAAGATGTTACTCCATTGTCTCTTGGCACGTCAGTACTTGACGATATCATGGATGTAGTGATTCCTAAGAACACTTCTTTTCCAATAAAGAGGAAACGAACATTCTGCACACTTGAAGATGACCAATCCGATGTCAAAATTGATGTTTACGAGGGTGAGAGAATGGTTGTAGGTGAGAACAATTTGCTTGGTTTGTTTGATCTCGAAGTTCGTCGTGCACCTCGTGGACATATAATCCAGGTATGTTTTGATATAGATGCTGATGGTATATTAAATGTCTCCGCAAAGGAAGAAACAAGTGGTAACAAGAAAGAAATTACAATTACGAATGAAAATGGAAGACTATCAAGGGAAGAAATTGAGAGAAAGATTAAAGAAGCTGAGTACTTCAAGTCTGAAGACATGAAGTTTATGGAGAAGGTTAGAGCAGTGAATGCTTTGGAGGATTACATTTATAGAATGAGGAAAGTAATGAAGGATGATAGCGTTACTTCAAAGCTCACTCCTGTTGAGAAATTGGAAATCAATTCTGCAATTATAAAGGGAGAAAATTTCATTGATGACAAGCAGAAATATGAGACGCTTGTGTTTGTCGACTTTCTGAGGGAGCTTGAGAGCACATGTGAATCAGCTTTGAGAAGTGATTCTGAATGA
- the LOC11440329 gene encoding uncharacterized protein, with product MVQEGGTYQLENAIVDFNESPYKVTSHKHKLSMMHNSTFTKVHLPAIPMNVFEFKPFNEILSSTVEEVSTDVIGHVIERGDIRETEKDRRKSRVIDLTLEDLENNRLHCSLWGEHGDKIVTFFGNHDNDTPTILILQFCKTRVYLGAMGVVNAFNGTKLILNGDLPDVAAYMTR from the exons ATGGTTCAAGAAGGGGGTACATATCAGCTTGAAAATGCAATTGTAGATTTTAATGAAAGTCCTTATAAGGTAACTTCACACAAACATAAGCTTAGTATGATGCACAATTCAACTTTTACCAAAGTACACTTGCCTGCTATCCCTATGAACGTTTTTGAGTTCAAGCCATTCAATGAAATTCTCTCTTCAACTGTCGAGGAAGTATCTACGG ATGTTATTGGTCATGTAATTGAAAGAGGTGATATAAGGGAAACTGAAAAGGACAGAAGGAAAAGCAGGGTTATTGATCTCACTTTAGAAGATCTTGA aAACAACCGCTTGCATTGCTCTCTTTGGGGTGAACATGGCGACAAAATTGTGACCTTTTTTGGCAACCATGACAACGACACACCTACTATATTGATATTGCAGTTTTGCAAGACACGCGTGTATTTAG gtgctaTGGGAGTTGTTAATGCCTTTAATGGGACTAAGCTGATACTTAATGGCGATTTGCCTGATGTCGCTGCGTACATGACACGGTAa